The sequence cgacttcgGCGCTCAAATGGGTAATGTCATGTTTACGACTTTTCAAAATATACGCCATTTAATAGTACTCATAGAATCATTGGCATATTGAATAAATTATCTTAAGTAGACCATATATCAATGAATTTGATCAGACTTCCGAGATACATTGGTTCTACCTAGTTTAAGTTATGCAAAAAAGTTTATTTGCATAACTTATTAATAATTATCTCCTCAGCTTCTGTAATCTGGCCATATGTATTTAATGCCAGTTGAATGTGATGAATTTAATCAGGctgtttattttgcatatttaatttccGCCAAGTCAAAAGTTTGATGTGCATGATTTTGTCAtagtagctcatttgcatattgacgttccgtaattattttgtaaataaaagttTGATGCACTTTATTTGATAGGACTTCTGGGGTAAATTGGCCACACTTATACGTTTAGTTGTAGCACACTTAATTGAGTACCACATTCTGATGAATGGTTCGTTTGCATATTCAACGAACTTCTGTTCTTAGGCTACAGTATATTAAAGCTGAACTGACTTCAATCGGACTTCTGAGGTACAATGATCATACACAGTTTTAGTTATGGCGAAAGATTGGCGAGTGTGACATATTGATCATTAGCTCATGCGATTATTAAATTAGCATTCTTAAATACGCTGGCATTGTGCACTGGGGAGTAACTGTAGCATATACATCTCAAACCACAGCCCTAAGAACAAGCCGGATCGGTGCAAACGTTTAAAGGATTCTGTCTTGTGGTCATGCACAATGATGTTAATGACCGATAATGAGATTGACCTTACGCACGCATGATCGTAATTTACAAACATAATAGGTTCGGGGAGTAGTCGCTCTTTTGACGAAATAATTGGATTAGGTACACTAATTTACTCCGGTAATAGCTTTACCATCGAGGTCACAGCCTTGCGCTTGCATGATAATTGCTCCCGTCGAGGTCATTGCCCTGGGTAATTGATAATTCTGTTTCAATGTTGCAGTGATCATTACCTTGACCGTGTAATATGGCTTGACAATTACCTTGTTAATAAGAGAATGGGGTAGTCTGAAACTTGCGGTTATTTTCTGTGCGTATGAAGAGTATTAATTAACTCTTGTCCCCTTACCTATTTATGGAAAAGAATCGAAAATTCACCTTATTTCAATCAACACGGGTTACGTTGTATACTTTGTAAATTTAGTGAAGTGAATTTTTGTCCATGACAATCTGCGTTCGCGCCCTGATGTATGTTTAACTGAAAGGCCAATGTTCATGGCGTAggtgttgttttattgttttgtgtGCCGGTATACTAGCCtgttaaagtttgtttttgtgttgttgttttttgtttgtttatttgtttgtttttgttgttgttttttgtggtCTAGAATCAAAATGTACAAGACGAATGAGGCATTTATTCCTAATAGattacagaaattttaattatgaaaGAAACAATCGTCAAGAAGCCAATTGGCGAGAGAACTTTTCAGGAAAAAGAATCATGATACATTCAATGTGACTTCATAAATAGAAAATGTCTAAATAGTTCACAATTTGCTCTAGGTAACGATGGATGCTATCTGaagattatttgaaaatatcttcTAACTCAACCTGTAAGGAtacagagaaaaacaaatttatatgAATCGAATGGTACTACATATATGCACATACAAAGTTATACCTGCATGGATATTGGTCACTGTCAGGTCATCGTGGATGATCACATCATACTTTACCTGTTTTCAAAACTGTATTACTATGAGTAAACCAAGGTATATCGcttcaatctctctctctctctctctctctctctctctctctctctctctctctctctctctctctctctctctctctcagcttcTTGTCAGGGAAAACATTGTATCGTTTCTTTACGTTCAAAATACTCACTGTAGCTCCACTCGGCATCATCACGGTAGAACAGTCAGCCCATTCGTCGTCGCTGCTATCACTAGATTCGCTGCCCGCTTCAACTTCGATGGACGGCACCCTGAAATCCGGTGCATCCGCTCCGACGTCTACCCACAGCGGAGTCATGTCATCAGCCATGCGTGCCGAGACGTCATCTCCGGTAACGGTTCTCGGTTCTTCCGCCTGCTCCTTCGTAGTTTCACCGTCGTGTTTTCGCCTGACTGTTTGTTGGTTTGGGGTCAGCAATGCCGATGAATCTATTCCCCAGGGAGACATCGGCGGTGGCCACGTGACGCTGCTCTTACGAGAGCTGTGTGTCTCACTGGATCTCTCGTCCAGGATGTCGGCACCAGCAGCACCGACAGATATGTGACTTAGAAATCTCGCCCTTCTCCGTTTTCGCCTGCGCTTAATTCGATGGGTGTCACTGGGCAATGGACTGACGAGCGGACTTTTCAAATCTTTTTTCATCGTGTCGTAGCACTTATGATACTTTCTTGCCTGTTCGGTGTCGGGCAGCAGGAGTTTTAACTCAGATAACTCCGGTTTCGTCAGCCTCTCATCGTCTATATCGTCATCAGTTCCAACGTTGGCGTCCGCTTGCTTTGGTTTCGTCATGGTCCGAACGAAGGTGTTCGGCACCTCAATGATGAAGTCTTTTGCTTGGAGTCTGTAGAGGAAACACAGCAATCTCTTACTAACTTGATATCGAACTTTGATTCTGACAATAGGAAAAAATACGATTCCACAGCTGTGATCGGAACGGACACTTTGCAGAATATAAAAGTGAAAACTACGCGACACTGAAAAAATGTATCATGACTTTTGACTTGCATCGGGATGCTCTAAACACTTGGTTGTCCAACTTTTCACGTACAGCATACTTTAAAGCGCCAATAACTATAGCTTTCGTTCAAATATATTGTCCTCATAAGTCAGATTAGTGGACAAAACTTATATACACAACCCTTGTGTGTTGACCAAGAAAACGGTTATATCCCCCAAACCATTGACTTATAACTTCAATGTGAACTTCAGAACTAAACTTAGATTTTAGGTAATCGACTGCATTTTTCGAATATGTTATTTTATGATTGATCGATTTCCTCTTCCGTTCGTGAATAAGAAAAGTTTTATCAATCTAGGTCATATCTTCCATTTGGGACCTTGATGAGCCACCTGCAGTTTTAACATATATTTCATACGGTGTTCAATAAACCGAACGACGGACTTCGCTCCGCTACACTGACGCACGATGATTGGCAGTAGAGACGACCTATACTCACAACACTTCCACCGTTGAGCCCAGCCATGTGGTCGTTCGTTGTCTATCGACTGTCGTCAGAGTATACGGTAGATAGAACTCCTTGACGTCCCAATACTTGTCTCTGGAGAACACAGGCGTTGTACCATAGAGAGTGTCGACGATCAGGAACCCGACCTGTGACGTAGGTGAGAGAAGACGATGGATCATTCTTCCCTTACACATCATTTACTGTCATTTCCATCCACGTAACGCTTACCCATTGTCAGTGATCAGATCAGCATATCATTGAACTTATGGAGAGGGGAGCTGAAGGACGCGACTCTaccctgtaacctccacaagtgtaataatctccacaaatgtaatatcaaccacagttgtaataaaatgcacccttaatgtaatatcgcccaaaaatgtaacaaaaatcaaccataaatgtaataaaaacaccaaccacaaatgtaataaatggtaaccataaatgtaatgaaaaaatcacccataaatgtaataattgttaaccataaatgtaataaatctattttgtcgttgcaattgaggaattagcccttaaatattgatctatgtaataaggaaagcaactccacacattattaatttcttcattgtttgtgtttagtgtgttttgcatatttgaaagtgttttTACGTTTccttgttttgtgtacagaactgattggccatggctaggcacagctgtaatctgaacgtcagtgcagtctctactccacagtggggaagactgtgtaacactacgatccttttacgccgttttttcgaaaattgccgtactttcttaatcaatcgcctcaaattcgtcttcagtggataaattgtgtggaataatcgatagattgtctgtattcctatgttgtcccacttgaagtttgttccttcactagggatgccaggatgtctaattttgttctactgtgttcaaggtagtgttcgtattgtttttactagattgaaatatatgttctcgtcaacatgttttgtgtcgtaagtttctgttataaggttttatatttctctgttatttgttctgagtcatctgtcataaactttgtgtggtatcactggttgacgagttattttgacgcttccttattatgtaactGTCAGTGTCTAGAAcggctgttccacttccattatctaacggtttgatcagtaccttgccgttttctgatagcgttctcaaagtattctattctgtgtttcggaaaggaaacctagtttcaggaaagtatgcaataacattacactagtcttattaaagttattatttactcagggcattgataaacaaatgatcacatatgcaagttcaagtttattacatttatggttgagttttattacatttatggttaatttgtttattacatttgtggttgcgggttgttacattaatggttgactattttattacatttgtggttgattttattacaattgtggttgatattacatttgtggagattattacatttgtggaggttacattCCCGACCACTTTACGGTCTACTAGTATGTTGAAAGTACAGTCAGTACAGTCGTGTCTGTACCGATATGGTGATCATGTAACCACAAGCAGATTTTAGACAAAGTATAATGAAAATCATGTGTGACCAACGCTGCTATCACTGCTGTTCTGACCAGCCTTTAGATCGCTACTTCTATGAAACGTCTCTTACATTCCTTCAAAGCGAAAGTACTTTTAAATCATATAACTTATTATTTGTGACCATCATTTCGATCATGAAGTTATTTTCAAGGTAAGGTCACGTATAAGTTAATAGTATGCCAGTATATTGCGAATAGTTCGAGGagaaatagacatcaaatcaggtccaataatcgttatcattcaaggtaaactgtgaaatttaccaggtccaaggaacatatagatgatgacaaaggcaatggggccatcttgaaccacgaaatagtggtggtaccaggtgtccggaatgggtaagcgtaccctgccagctagccgcacccgtcaagattgacccaaagcgacaaattcattgttatttggtgaattcaccaaattacttttgtgagtcaaaatttggtatgctgtcactcatcatttgagaaacagacaggtcatattttgatacaacatctccgtatctaccgtagaacttcttaaatgatttcactaatctacttagAAACATAGTATTAAATTGTGCGATCCGACTTTATGAGCTGCGAAGAAGTGCGCTACATGAATCCTATTACGTTGCTAGTTTCTGTGACACTTGGTCTCACCTGCAAGTTTCTATCGAGTATGTAATTGAGTTCAAAGTCATCGTCATCGCCACCATAGGGGTTGATTATAGTCTGGGCGACCTAGAAAAGAAGAAGATATGACACGGATTTCACGCTAAACAAGATTATTTTTGCTTTCGAGTAcctataaaaatattttgtggcagatcaaaattacaaactgataCAATGAACCGCCATAATGCACTTATGTACAGATTCAGTGACATACCTTAAGCCAACCGAAGTAGAAGAAAAATTCAATGACAGTTAAGACTGGGAAGTAGAGGTCCAGCCAGTAACTATCGTAGCCTCGTGTTGGATCCAGAAACTGTGCAGCGAACACCTTGGCGATGAAGAATGAGTATGTTGCTATGGTAACTACCTGTTAAGGAAACGTCATACCGTTAACCTTACCATCAAGACATGTAGACAGGGAAAGTACAGGTTTAAATGTGTACAAAAGAGTTATATTCGATATCAAAGAAATTGTTAACTTTTCAACAAAGTTTTCTATTATCGTGCCATCAACTGATGTCATGCGAAAATGCACCCCTCTCCTAATATCTCAACTGTTGCATTGAGGCACGCATGTAAGACTTCTTTGCTCGAAGTATGGCGTCAAACGCATGAACGCCCTCAATGGACACGACATGGTCATTTACCTGTGTGTACACCAATGGAACGCTTATCCAATCGTAGTTCATCATTGCCCTGCACCTGGAACTGTGGTTTTGCAAGTTCTGTggaaaaacaaaggaaaacgATAGCGCGTCTCATAGTGGgcgtgtccgtccgtccgtgatAAACTTGAAATGCCGTGATTTAAAAGCGTACAGTCAACTGTAATctgaatatgcccatatatggtcaaaggagcattccttggtattcaaaatgcccatttgagggcgctgcttttaaaaaagcggccacccgcttaaaatctgtgattggttagattttctctttccatggtaactgtagcaaaattggaacaggtgacagtatacctttaaaagcgAATGCAATTCCACGACGCATAGAATCATGCACGAGGTCGTCTCTAAATTCTGACTGGCTGAGaaatacatttatgcaaatttcgataaaataaatgaatgaattgagCCTCtgatttaataaaataaacaagcgaaaaaaacaacaaaagtggAATGTCACCTCAGTGTGAGTAAAAGCTTGTCCATATAAAAGCGTCATCGATACATTGCAATTATGGTTATTAAAGGAATTTTACAGATTGTTACTGATTAATATATTTCAAAGCGTCCGCTTATTTACTCATGACGAAATTGCCTCACAGGGTTCAAAGAATGCAAGGTAAAACACGGAGAATGCCATTGCATCGTAGTAGTAAAGTCAACAGCTGGATGTTTCTTTCACAGATCTAGAAAATTTATTCCGTCTGTCTCACTGACCCTCATGAGAAATGCCAGCGCCTCGTTGCTATGAATCTTCCCTTGCTGTCTCAGGTTGTTCAGCGATGTAGAAACCCAACACAGTGGCAGCCAGAATTTGGTATGAGGAGTCGGCAGGGTCTCGTAGAGTTTTCGCTCATCTTCTGTCATTAGTCCTGTGAAAATAGTCAACATTCAATTCGATAACATTCATGAGAAGACAGTGTGTTTTGCAACACATACTTCTTTAAACACTTTATGATCAACATGGCACCTCGCATCTTTCTATGCAAGAGACTCGGGGTGTTTGGAAATGTTTATCATGAATAATGGTGGCAACTATGGCGCGACATATATACAAGGAAGTTCGTTTACACATACATATCCAAAcccataaaatatacatgtgtgtTAACCAATCTCTTATTGTCTTGGCCTACACTGGTGCAGTTCAAAGAACAAGATGTCTATTATGTATATGTGATCAAGTGAAAATGCTGTACGTCTGACTCAATGAGAAGTCAGCTCTAGCTACCGTATACGGTTGTACAACTGAATCTGAGCAGATGGCTAGGTGCGATGCAGCTGGTTTTACCTTCATTCCGGTTTAACTAACTCTACTGTTTGTCATTCACTAAAACGTGTCATTTTAATATACGACTAGGTTTCATAAACCGGAGTCTTAAAGCATGTCttgtatattttaaacacaTACCCACTTCAACCAAGTGTAACATGGTTGGAAATCTCTTGAGTACGCTCTTGGACACCGAGCAGAAGACGATTGTCGAGGTCAGGTTCAACCAGCGCACCAGCGTTCGTCTGACGATCCGCGTCTCCTCGTCGAAGCCGTGGATGTGAGTGGCGAAGAACAGGGAGATCTCGTCCGTCCATGGCACGGCACTGAACATGTTCCACCACCGACCGACCACGAGAGTGACGTAGAAACCGAGAAGAAAGCTGATCGGAATGACTGCGAGGAGGCGCTCTTTGAAAAACACACATAGCTGTGAGCAAAtgaacaaaatgtgaaaactgaGACCAAGCTGGTTTTTTCCTGCTGGTTCTTAATCgtcacgcttgtttccatgacTGGCTAACATTGTCCGTATTATGTTCTTTCTTGTCAAATCCTTTAAAAGTATACCGCAACATGAAATACAAGCTTTGAAAAGAGAACATATTACCGGTAGAATTTGCGAtggttgttgacaaatgaatgccTATCAGCCCAACTTCGGTtcataatgaacttttaacatatacacacatatacatccacATGCATGTGCACGCACAAGCACAGATACGGAGCTTGTCTGAGACACACGTTACTGTGAATACGAGTAACGTGTGCAGATATTGATATCGCTGGCATGTGGTTTGATAATTAGCCGAGGACTGCGTATTTGAACATGCTATAACGAGAAGTACGAGATATTGTAAATCATTCTACGAacgaaaaatcaaaaaataatgtcaatggTTGCGTGTACTGGAACTACAGTAATAAATGGTTTCTTTTTCTGAAAGACTTCTGGCCATGGTCAATAATTTCTGCAACAGCATGTTAAGTGGTACTATATATAAAATTGTCCCCAAACTATATAACTCTTTTCATATTTCCGCCAACATCCTATAAATGGGCACTAATAGACGCTTCATCATGTACAACTATAACAACGCAAACTCGATTTTGCTGCATCGAAACACAGCTGTATATTGCTTTAGAAATCGAGGGAATTTTGGCACCGCTGTGTTGCATGGCTTACCAATTCGAATGCAATTTTCTGCTCGTCGTCAAGTAGAAACCTGTAGAGGATTGCCAGTCCGTAGTAGATGGCGAGAAATATCACTAGTTCCTTGTAGACCAACTTGTAGATGCTGCCCCTCCACAGAAACAAAAGTCGTGGAAACGAGGATAAGTTAGCCTGGGAAACTTTGAGGGAGTATGTGATGGTCATCAcgcgaaatctgaaaaaagggAGGATGAGAAGCGATGACAGAACGCTGAGTAAATGTTGTCAAAGATATCTGACAATGTTAATTTCGTGCATAATGATCGCTATGGGTAACGCCCTCACGTCATTAATCAGGGTCATTGACCGTTACAGAGAGGAAGGAGATCTCGTTGGGATGTAAACTCTCAAACATTTGACAAAGCGGGTTCATCTCACCCCGTATATAGTTCAGCAGCTAGTGTCAGGAATGATTGAGCGTTGTGTCGTCGACGACAATTGGTGAAGCAGGTGAATGTAACGATGTGGGTGATTTGCTCGTTGGTTTTAGAAAATATACAGAAGAGGCAATTTCGTTATCTCGATTTCATCATCTCACCTCACTCTCCTCTTTTTCTATCAATATATATTTGCCTTTATGCCATGACTAACGATGTCACCAATACTGGGGCTAGAAATTACGTCCGTATACTGCCTGTCTGGTTTAAGAGCCGGCGCGCAGTCTCCCTCAGAAGGATGAATAAAGCAATTAGCTTGCGTAACACCTGCTATTGAAGCCAGTACCTTGGATAAAATGTCCATTTTAAATTCAGCGCGATGCGAATATTTACTCAAAAAGTTAATAAATCATGTGCATGATTCATAGAATAATTCGGGGCCCAAAAGTATGTCTCTGATATACgaattattaaaatatatttcattgatataattaactctctctctctccctctctctctctctctctc comes from Ptychodera flava strain L36383 chromosome 8, AS_Pfla_20210202, whole genome shotgun sequence and encodes:
- the LOC139137930 gene encoding bestrophin-4-like, with product MTITYSLKVSQANLSSFPRLLFLWRGSIYKLVYKELVIFLAIYYGLAILYRFLLDDEQKIAFELLCVFFKERLLAVIPISFLLGFYVTLVVGRWWNMFSAVPWTDEISLFFATHIHGFDEETRIVRRTLVRWLNLTSTIVFCSVSKSVLKRFPTMLHLVEVGLMTEDERKLYETLPTPHTKFWLPLCWVSTSLNNLRQQGKIHSNEALAFLMRNLQNHSSRCRAMMNYDWISVPLVYTQVVTIATYSFFIAKVFAAQFLDPTRGYDSYWLDLYFPVLTVIEFFFYFGWLKVAQTIINPYGGDDDDFELNYILDRNLQVGFLIVDTLYGTTPVFSRDKYWDVKEFYLPYTLTTVDRQRTTTWLGSTVEVLLQAKDFIIEVPNTFVRTMTKPKQADANVGTDDDIDDERLTKPELSELKLLLPDTEQARKYHKCYDTMKKDLKSPLVSPLPSDTHRIKRRRKRRRARFLSHISVGAAGADILDERSSETHSSRKSSVTWPPPMSPWGIDSSALLTPNQQTVRRKHDGETTKEQAEEPRTVTGDDVSARMADDMTPLWVDVGADAPDFRVPSIEVEAGSESSDSSDDEWADCSTVMMPSGATVELEDIFK